A DNA window from Nycticebus coucang isolate mNycCou1 chromosome 1, mNycCou1.pri, whole genome shotgun sequence contains the following coding sequences:
- the GZMK gene encoding granzyme K produces the protein MATFSSFSLFFLIAGAYMTPECFTMEIVGGREVPPHSRPFMASIQYDGKHYCGGVLIAPQWVLTAAHCYIRFAKSQPPTVVLGAHSLSKNEASKQTVEIKKFIPFSRFTSDPPSNDIMLVKLHRAAQLNKHVQLLHLRSKNYLRAGTKCQVTGWGATDSDLLNFSDTLQEVTVTVISREVCNSQSYYNRNPVITKDMVCAGDARGRKDACKGDSGGPLVCKGVFQAIVSSGDKCGVAKKPGIYTLLTKRYQTWIKSKLVPAHEN, from the exons ATggcaacattttcttctttttctctatttttcctaaTAGCTGGGGCTTATATGACTCCAGAGT GTTTCACTATGGAAATTGTTGGAGGGAGAGAAGTGCCACCTCATTCCAGACCGTTTATGGCTTCTATCCAGTATGATGGAAAGCACTATTGTGGAGGGGTTCTGATCGCTCCCCAGTGGGTGCTCACAGCAGCCCACTGCTACATTCG GTTTGCCAAAAGCCAGCCTCCCACTGTGGTTTTAGGAGCACACTCTCTCTCAAAGAATGAGGCTTCCAAACAAACAGTTGAGATTAAAAAATTCATACCATTCTCAAGATTTACATCAGATCCTCCATCCAATGATATCATGCTGGTTAAG CTTCATAGGGCTGCACAACTCAACAAGCATGTTCAGCTGCTCCACCTAAGATCCAAAAACTATCTTAGAGCTGGAACCAAATGCCAGGTTACTGGTTGGGGAGCCACAGACTCAGATCTTTTAAACTTCTCTGATACCCTGCAAGAAGTCACTGTGACTGTCATAAGTCGAGAAGTTTGCAACAGCCAAAGTTATTACAACCGCAACCCTGTCATAACCAAAGACATGGTGTGTGCAGGAGATGCCAGAGGCCGGAAGGATGCCTGCAAG ggtGACTCAGGGGGCCCCTTGGTGTGTAAAGGTGTCTTCCAGGCCATAGTCTCTTCAGGTGATAAGTGTGGTGTTGCCAAGAAGCCTGGAATCTACACCCTGTTAACCAAGAGGTACCAGACTTGGATCAAAAGCAAGCTTGTTCCAGCTCATGAAAATTAA